The candidate division KSB1 bacterium DNA window GCGACTCAAAACGTTGTTCCTGATCAAAAACCCTGCGGAGAGAGGAAAACGACTCACAATTCGTCACCCGGTGAGACGCGGCGTTTCTCTTTCTGCTCGTCCCTGTGCGACGGGACACATCATCACAGGCAGCTCGTGTTGCACTCGTGAGCGAGGGAAGGAAGGGAAATGTTATTTGATTTTGGAACGGCACTCGTCTTCTTCATTACCGGCGCTGCCTTCATCGCCATCAATCTTCTCATCTCCCGCCTGCTGCAACCCCGGAACCCCACGGCCGCCAAGATGTCCACCTACGAATGCGGCGAACAGCCCGTCGGCGAATCCTGGATTCAATTCAACAACCGTTTCTACGTCATCGCGCTCATCTTCCTGATCTTCGACGTCGAAATCGCCGTGCTTTTCCCCTGGGCCGCCGTGTTCAAACAGCTCAATCAATACGGCGCCTTCGCCTTTGTCGAAATGGCAGTGTTTGTGTTGATTCTGCTGTTCGGCCTCGCCTATGTTTGGCGCAAGGGGGATTTGGAGTGGGACAAACCCGAGACCGGCAAATACGCGCGTGCCCGCTCGCCCGAGCTTTATGAAGAACTGCCGCCGCCCGGCATTGTCCCGGCCGGCGCAAAAGAATCCGTGGGCGAACCGGCTTGATCGCGCACCCCCGGCACCTGCCGGCGAAGCAGTTCACCCCGCCGGGAAAACGTGCCGCACCACCCCGCACAGGTGGTTTTCCGGCGGAGCGCGGTGCAGGAGCAGCCGCAACCACGGCGATGATCCAGCTCAAGAGAGGAATCCATGCATGAATTGATCGCCTATTTGCAGGCGCAGTTGGGCTTTCAAGAGATCCTGGTGGCTGTTCTGGTGATGGCGGTGTTCGGCCTGGTGATTTGCATTTATATGGCGGTCAACGCCCTGTTTCTGGTCTGGCTCGAACGCAAGGTCTCCGCCTGGATGCAGGATCGCCTGGGGCCGATGGAAGTGGGGCCGTTTCAGGGCGTGCTGCAAACGCTCGCCGACGCGGTCAAACTCCTGCTCAAGGAGGACATCGTTCCCAAAGCCGCCGACAAACACCTGCACCTGCTCGCCCCCCTAATCGTCTTTGCCGCACCCTGCGCCGCCTTTGCCGCCTTCTCCTACACCCGCGCTTTCCAGTTTGCCGACTTCAACATCGGGGTGTTCTTCGTCGCGGCGATCACCTCGCTCTCGGTGATCGGCTTGTTGCTGGCCGGCTGGGCCTCCAACAACAAGTGGTCGCTGCTCGGCGGCATGCGCGCCGCCGCGCAAATCGTGAGCTATGAAATCCCCGCCGGTTTGGCCATTTTGGTGGTGGTGATGCAAGTGGGCTCGCTGAGCTTCCGCGAGATCACCCTGGCGCAGGACGGCGGTTTCTGGAAGTGGGTGATCTTCCAGTATCCCCCCTTCAATTTCATCGCCTTCATCATCTTCTTCACCGCGACGCTCGCCGAATGCAACCGCACGCCCTTCGATCTGCCGGAGGCGGAATCGGAGCTGGTCGGTGGCTTTCACACCGAGTACAGCGGGTTCAAGTGGGCGGTGTTCATGCTCTCAGAGTACGGCGAGATGGTGGTGGTTTCGCTGGTGGTCGCGACATTGTTCCTGGGCGGCTGGTCGAGCCCGCTCGGCAATCTGCTCAACGGCGGCGCCTGGGGGGTGTTTTGGCTGCTGGGTAAAACCTATGCGCTGGTGTTCGTGCAAATGTGGCTGCGCTGGACGCTGCCGCGCCTGCGCGTCGATCAGCTCATGCACACCTCCTGGAAGGTGCTGACGCCCTTTGCCTTTGTCTGTATTTTTGCGGTGGGATTGTGGATGGCGTTGTGACCGCCGGCGCGGACGGCACCTGCGCCTCCCCCTCTTTCAGGATTCTCGCATGACGACTTTTGACCTGATGTTTTATGTCATCGCCGCAGCCATGCTGGCATCCGCGGCGGTGATGGTGTTCGGCCGCAACATCATCTACAACGCCGTCGGTCTGCTCTTCACCTTCATCGGCGTGGCCGGTCTCTACGTCCTGCTGGGCGCGGATTTTCTGGCCGCCGTGCAGATGCTGATTTATGTGGGCGGCATTTTGGTGCTGCTGCTTTTCGGCGTCATGCTGTCGCAAAAAATCACCGGGCTGGTGATGCGCACCGGCACGCTGCAGGTGCTGCCGGCGGTGATCGTGTGCGCCGGCGTGGCCGCCATTCTCATCCGGCTGATCCTGAGCAACGACTGGATGATCACCAAACCGCCGGAGTTGCCCGCCACCACCGCCACGCTCGGCAACTTGCTGCTGGGCGATTACCTCATCCCGTTCGAAATCGTTTCGATCCTTTTACTCGCCGCGCTGGTCGGCGCGGCTTATCTTGCCCGCAGGGAGTCACGCTGATGCAGGTCGGACTTTCGCACTTTCTCCTCCTGGCGGCGCTCCTGTTCGCCCTGGGTCTGGTCGCCGTGATCACCAAACGCAATGCCGTGACCGTGTTGATGGGCGTCGAGTTGATCCTCAATGCCGCCAACCTCAATTTCATCGCGTTCGCGCGCTATCGCGATCACGATCTGGACGGCCAGGTGATTGGTATTTTCGTCATCATCATTGCCGCCGCCAATGTCGCCGTGGCGCTGGCAATTGTGCTGAACATCTACCAGCGCCTGCGCTCGGTCAATCTCGATGAGGCGGATTCGCTTGCCGGTTGAGCCGCAGCGGCGCCAGCCGCGCGAGTCGAAAACGGGCGCCAGGCGGCACCGCTCTCCTCACAAATGCCGGGCCGCAGGCAGTCGTGCGGGAAATTGACGGAATATCACGGCGCACCAGTTCTGTAAAGGGCACAACTAATCTCGGGAACTTTCCGTGGATACGATTCTCCTCCAGGCAGTCCTCCTCCTGCTGCTGCCGCTCGCCGCGTTCACCATTCTCATCTTCTTTGGCAAGCGCCTGCCGCGCCAGGGCGACTGGCTCGCCACCGGCGCCATCACCCTCAGTCTGTTGCTGGCCCTGGTCATTTTGGGCCGGGTCTTCGGCGCCTACGATCCCAACTTCCGCGTGGCCGCCACCGTCAACTGGGTTGACCTTGGCCCGGTGCGCCTCCAACTTGGGCTGGCCGTTGACAATCTCACCGCGGTCATGCTGTTTGTCGTCACCCTGATCAGCGCCCTGGTGCATCTCTTCTCCATCGGCTATATGCACGGCGACGTGCGCTACAGTCGCTTCTTTGCCTATCTCGGCCTGTTCTCTTTTTCGATGCTCGGCCTGGTGCTGGTGGACAATTTCTTCGGCATCTATATGTTCTGGGAGCTGGTGGGGGTCTGCTCCTATTTTCTCATCGGCCACTGGTTCGAGCGGGATTCCGCCGCAAATGCCGCGAAGAAGGCCTTCATCGTCAACCGCGTCGGCGATATCGGCATGTTCACCGGCATCATGATCCTGCTCGCGCAGCTCGGCACCCTGAACTTCCGCGAGGTGTTCGACGGGATTGCCCAGGGCCGTCTGCTCGATCCCTGGCTCACCGCCGCCGGCGTGCTGATCTTTCTGGGCGCAGTGGGCAAATCGGCGCAGTTTCCCCTGCACGTCTGGCTGCCCGATGCCATGGAAGGCCCGACGCCGGTCTCCGCGTTGATTCATGCCGCCACCATGGTCGCCGCCGGGGTCTACATGGTCGGCCGGGTTTATCCCCTGTTCACGGAGGAGGCGCTGCTGGTGATCGCGATCACCGGCACGCTGACCGCCTTCATCGCCGCCACCATCGCACTCGCCCAGGTGGATATCAAACGGGTGCTGGCCTATTCCACCGTGAGCCAGCTCGGCTACATGATCGCGGCCCTGGGCGTGGGCGGCTACACCGCCGGCTTGTTCCATCTCATGACCCATGCCTATTTCAAAGCGCTGCTCTTCCTGGCCTCCGGCTCGGTGATCCACGCCATGCATCAGGCGCTGCATCACCTGCATGACCATCACACCGATGCGCAGGACATGCGCAACATGGGCGCGCTGCGCCGCAAAATGCCGCTCACTTTTTCCACCATGACAATTGCGGCCTGTGCCATCGCGGGCGTGCCGTTGCTCTCCGGCTTCTTCAGCAAGGATGCCATTCTGGCCGCCGCGCTGGAAAAAGCGCTGACTTCGCACCAGCCGGTGCACCTGCTCATTTTCGTGATCCTGGTGTTGTGCGCCGGTCTCACCGCCTTCTACATGTTCCGCCTGCTCTACCTGACCTTTGCCGGCCAGCCGGCACGCCGCGACATCCATCAGCACATTCAGGAATCGCCCAGCGTCATCACCATTCCCCTGATCATCCTGGCGTTCTTCTCCGTGGTGGGCGGCTACGGCAGCTGGTTTGCCGATTTGATTCGCAAGCCGGAAACCCTCACCGCCAGCCGTCTGCTGCTGGAAGGCGGGGAAGGCGGGCAGGGTGTGGCACACACCGCCCATACTGTGGCCATGTCGCTCTCCATTTTCGTCGCCGGCGCGGGCATTCTGCTGGCCACGGCCTTCTACTACTGGAAGAAATTCTCCGCCGACGAGCTGGTCAGCCGCTTCAAACCCGTTTACGACTTCCTTTGGAATAAATGGTATTTTGACGAGTTGTATGCCGCCACGGTGGTGGCCGGCACCCTGCTGGTAAGCCGGCTTTCCGCCTGGTTTGACGCCACGGTGATCGATGGTTTGGTCAACGCCGCCGCCAAAATCACGGTTTGGGGTTCGCGCCTGAGCGGCTGGCACGATAACCGCATCATCGATGGCGTGGTCAACGGCGTGGCGGCGATGGTGGGCTGGTTTGGCAGCACGCTGCGCGAGCTGCAAACCGGCAAGATCCAAACTTACATCCTGCTGGCGCTGGGCGCCGTGGTTTTGTTGTACGTTTTGCAACTGGCGTTTGCCTGAGTCCGGCACCCCGGCGGCACGGCCGGCAGCGGGCTGCCGCAATCTTCCGCGGGCATTGACACGCGTTCACGAGGGAGACATGATTCCAAACATTCTCAGTTGGATGATTTTTTTGCCGGTGATTGGCGCCGCCGTGGTGCTGGCCATCCCGCGCGGCGAAAAACAGCACGACCTGATACGATGGCTCGCCGCCGGCTTTACCGGCGTGCAAGTGCTGCTCGCCATCCTGCTGGTCCTGGGTTTCGACCGCACCACCTCCGGCATGCAGTTCGTCGAGAAGGCGCCCTGGATCACTTCCTACAACATTTGGTATTTCGTCGGCGTCGACGGCCTCTCGATCAGCATGGTGCTGCTCACCGCGCTGCTGTCCTTCCTCTGCATCTTTGCCTCCTGGGGCATCGACAAGGCGGTGAAGGGCTATTTCACCATGTTTCTCCTGCTCGATGCCGGCATGATGGGCGTGTTTTGCGCACTGGATTTCTTCCTCTTCTACATCTTCTGGGAAGTGATGCTGCTGCCGATGTACTTCCTGATTGGCATTTGGGGCGGCCCGCGGCGCGAATATGCCGCCATCAAGTTCTTCCTCTACACCCTGGCCGGCTCGGTGCTCATGCTGGTCGCCATGCTGGTGTTCTACTTCAACGTGAAGGATCCGGTCACTGGCGGTCATACCTTCAACATGCTGCACATGATGGATCAGGCCAATCATACCGGCCTGCTGCGCGATTTCGACGTCCGCCTGCTGCTCTATGCCGCACTCTTCATCGGCTTCGCCATCAAAGTCCCGGCGGTGCCGTTCCACACCTGGCTGCCCGATGCCCACGTCGAGGCACCCACCGCCATCAGCGTGATTCTGGCGGGCGTTCTGTTGAAGATGGGAACCTACGGCATGCTGCGCATCAGTTTCCCAATCCTGCCCGACGCCGTGAAATATCCCCCCTTCGCCTATGGCTTTGCCACCATCGCGGTGATCAGCATCGTTTATGGCGCGCTGTGCGCCATGTCGCAGAAAGACCTGAAGAAGCTGGTGGCCTATTCTTCCATCGGCCACATGGGTGTGGTCATGCTCGGCATGATCGGCCTGACGCCGCTGGGCGTCAATGGCGCGGTGCTGCAGATGTTCAACCACGGCACCGTCACCGCCATGCTCTTCCTCCTGGTGGGCGTGATCTACGACCGCGCTCACCACCGTGACATCGACGGCTTCGGCGGACTGGCGCAGACGATGCCGGTCTACACCGGCATCGTCACCATCGCCTTTTTTGCCAATCTCGGGCTGCCGGGTTTGTCGAGCTTCATCAGCGAAGCCTTCAGCTTCCTCGGCGCCTTCAGCTCCACCACCTTCAACCTGCGCGTGTACACCATCATTTCGGTGCTCGGCATCGTCTTCGTCGCGGGCTACATGTTGTGGACGCTGCAGCGCATGTTTCTGGGCAAGCTCAATCCCCAATATGCGGATCTGCCCGAAATCAACCGGCGCGAGCTGTTCACCCTGGTGCCGCTCGCCGTGATCGTGATCTTTCTCGGCGTCTATCCCGCACCCATGCTGGAATTGCTGGAAGTCTCGCTCAACAGTCTGGCGGCCACCGTGCGCGAAGCCGCGCCGATGTTGATGGGGATGAACTAGAGCTTCAACTCCCGGTCCTGCTCGTTTTACTCCTACTCTTACTCCTACTCCTACTCCTACTCAACTGCAACTCTGGGAGTAGGAGTAAGAGTAGGAGTAAGAGTATCAGAGTATCAGAGTATCAGAGTATCAGTATGAAATGGAGTAAGGGCAGGAGCGAGAGCCGGAACCTACGCATCTCCACAAGGATCGCCACCCAAACGAAAATAGGTTGCTCGATATGTCAGATTTCGTCGTGCGTTTGCAGGACAACCTCGCCAGCCTCGGTCATTTCCTGCCGGAGTTCGTGCTGATCGGCCTGCTGCTGGCTCTGATGGTTGTCGACATGTTTCTCAAGCGGGAACACACGCCCTGGCTGGGCCTGCTCACCCTCGCCGGCGGCCTGTTGTGCCTGCTCGTCCTGCTGCTGCAGCGCGATGACCCCGGCCGCGGCCTGTTCAACAACATGCTGGCGGTAGACCGCTTTGCCACGTTCTTCAAACTGATTTTTCTCGGCAGCATGATCATGACCGTGCTGCTTTCCTACTCCTCGCTGGAGCTGGCCGGCCGCAGCGTGGGCGAGTATTTCATTCTGATGACCGCCACCACGCTGGGCATGTTTTGGATGGCCTCCGCCACCAATCTGCTTACCATCTTCATTGCCATCGAAACCGTGAGCCTGAGCTCCTTCGCGCTGGCGACCTATTTGAAAACGGTCAAGCGCTCCAGCGAGGCCGGTCTGAAATATACCATCTATGGCGCGTTTTCCTCCGGATTGATGCTCTACGGTTTTTCGCTGATCTACGGCCTGACCGGCTCGCTCAACATCTATGAAATTTCTCACCAGCTCGCCACCAACCCACCCAATCCCCTCACTCTATTCGTCGCCTTTCTGCTGATTCTCGCGGGCTTCGGCTATAAAATTGCCTCGGTGCCATTTCACTTCTGGGCACCGGATGTCTATGAAGGCGCGCCCACCCCGATTACCGCCTTTCTCAGCGTGGGACCCAAGGCCGCGGGGTTTGCGTTGTTGATCCGCTTTGTCACTGTCGGTCTCTCCACCTCCGGCGCCGAGGGCTGGTCCGCGATTGCCGGTCTGAACTGGCAGCAGCTTCTGGCGGTGATCTCCGCCGCCACCATGACGCTCGGCAATCTTGTCGCCATCGTGCAAAACAACCTCAAGCGCCTGCTGGCCTACTCCAGCATTGCACATGCCGGCTACGCCCTGATGGGGGTGGTGTTGCTCACTCAAAGCGGGATCAATGCCACGCTGTTTTACCTGGTGGCCTATTATTTGATGAATCTCGGTGCGTTCCTGGTGGTGATTATTGTGCAGGAGTTGATCGGCAGTGAACGGCTGCAAGACTATCGCGGGCTGGGTTATCGCGCACCGGTGGTCGCGGCGTGCATGACCGTGTTCCTGTTCTCGCTCACCGGCCTGCCGGTCACCATCGGCTTCATCGGCAAATTCTATTTGCTGGCCGCAGTGCTGCAGGGCGATTCACAATTCTACTGGCTGGCAGTCGTCGCGATCATCAACACCGTCATCTCGCTGTATTACTATGCGCGCATTTTCAAGGCCATGTATTTGGAGGCACCGGCCGTCGCGGTGACAGAACGCCTGGCGGTTTCGTGGCCGGCGATTGCGCTGCTGGCGATTCTGGCCGTGCCGACGTTTGTGCTGGGCATTGCATTTGGGCCGCTTTACGAGCTCACCAAAGCTTCGGTGAAATTTTTCGCGGGCATTTGAGCCGGAGGGGAGAGATTGCCGGCGCGCGCACGGCATGCCGCCTCAAGATTCTCCCGCGCGCTTTCTGCCTGGCCGTGGCAGCGCGACCCGGCCGTCACCGGGACGGAGAGCGGAACACAAACGGGGGAGAGTGATTGCGGCAGCAGGTGCCGGTACGACCTGCCAAACCTCGGCAAAAGCCGTGTCGATTCATAAATTTTAACTTGCTTGCCTACCTTCGTTTCTTTAAGTTCGCCACACTTTTTTTATCCGCTTCAGAAGACAGCCGCGGTGCGCTGCTTTCTTCATGCTGTGCCGCCGCGCTGGTGCGAATTGCCGGCGGGTGAGCCGTTTGCAGACGTCACGCCGCTGTAATCCGCGAACTCGAGGAAACTTCATGCCTGGCATGCGTAAAGGACTTGCCCTTTTCCCCCTCCGCCGCCTTCCTCCCTCCCGTATCATGCTGTCGCTGGCATTTTATTCGGCACTGCTGGGCTTGTGGCTCATGCACGGTGGCCGGCGTGTTGCCCACGCTCCCGCGGCCGGCACGACTGATGCCGCCCGCGCCGGCGCGGTCTTGTCCAGCCTGCCACACTGGTCGTGGGGGCAGCGTTTCACCGGTACGCAAGCGGCCGCCACTTCGCGGCAGCAGCACAGCACGGCACCGCAAAAAAAGCAACCCAATCTCGTGGTGCCGGCGGGCTATCCCACGCTCGCAGAGCTGCAGGCGCGCTTTCAAGAATTGGTGCAGCGGTATCCGCAGCTCGCGCACCTCGACACCATCGGCCGCAGCAGCACCGGGCGGCATCCGATTCTCGCCATTCGACTGACAGCGCCGCGGCCGGGCATGAGTGACAAGCCCGCGTTTTTGATCAGTGCGCTGCATCATGCGCGCGAGCCGCTCGGAGTTTTCATTTGCCATGCTCTGATGAACCGGCTGCTGAGCAACTACGGCAGCAGCACCCGCCACACCCGCCTGCTGGACAGTCTGGAAATCTGGCTGGTGCCGATCGTCAATCCCGACGGCTATGAATATCTCATGACGAGCCGGCGCGAATATCCCTGGTGGCGCAAGAACCTGCGTGACAACAATGGCGACGGTTCCTTCGATCCGCTGAGCGACGGGGTTGACTTGAATCGGAATTATGGCTACAATTGGAGCGAAGGCGGTGAGGATGAGCCCGGCAGTTGGTTTTACCGCGGGCCCGAGCCGTTTTCCGAACCCGAGATCCGGGCGCTGCGGCAGCTCGCGCTGCACAAGCGCTTCGTCATGGGGATCTCCTATCACAGCTATGGCGAAGCGATTCTCTATCCCTGGGGCAACTATACGCCGCCACCGGATCAGCAACTGATTCTCGACATCGCGGAGAAATGCGCGGCACGCATCGAGCGGTTTTCCGGCCCGGGCTGCTACAGCATCCTGCCGCTGAACGGCCGCGCCGGCCAAAGTTCGGTGTGGATGTATGGCGCACTCGGCACGGTCGATTTCATTATCGAAACCGGCGAGGAGTATTTTCCCTCGCTCGCCGACGCTGATCGCATTGTCGAGCAAAACCTGCCCGGGGCCTTTTATCTGCTGGAACGGGCCCTGGGCGCCGGCATTTGCGGCCGGGTGGTGGATGATGAAACCGGCGAACCTGTGCCGGCTCGCATCCATGTCGCGGGTCTGGAAGCAGACCATGTGCAGCCGCGCCAGGCCAACGGCCGGGAGGGCTGGTTTCAACGCTTGTTGTTGCCCGGCACCTATGCCATTGAAGTCCGTGTGCCGGACTATGAGCCGGCGCGCTTTTTCAACGTGCTCGTCCGCGACCAGCACATGACTTCGTTGCATGTAGGATTGAAACGCATGAACGGCCGGACGTCCGGCAACAGTCACTAAACCGCGCACCAGGACAGGATCCCCCATTTGTCGCCGGGCATCCCTTGACGCGCGGACACAGACGCAATCGTGTTGTGAGGGCGGCTGAGCCGAAACCGGAGGAAGGACACATGAAGCAGTTTGTCAGCGGTTTATTGGTTGGCATGGTCATCAGCCTGGCTGCCATTGTTCTGGCCCAGGAGGGTTTCTTCAAGGGCAAGGTGGTGTTTGTCAAAGTGGCGCAGGAGAATTTGCGCAAGGCGCCGGGCGGGGAGGTGCTGGGATCGCTCAACCGTGGCGCACCCATGCAAATCCTGGCAGTGGAAGACAAATGGCTGCAGGTGGTGACTGCCGGCTACATTTGGAAAGAGTCGGTGACCGGCGATGAACGCCTCAGCCGCGGCGAACAGCCCTATCGTGCCGCCATGATCCTGGTGAAAACCGAGGCGGAGGCACTCGATCTGCTCAAACAAATTCAGGCCGGTGCGGATTTCCAAAAGCTGGCTGCGGCAAAGTCGATTGGCCCCAATGCCGCGCGCGGCGGCGATCTGGGCGATGCCTTCAAGGGCGAATTCACACCGGCATTTGAACAGGCGATTCTCGCGCTCAAAGTGGGCGAGGTCAGCCAGCCCATCAAAACCGATCAGGGCTACTGCCTGTTCAAACGCTTGAAGTAGAAGCAGCGTCGCGATCAACCCTGGCCCGGCCAGGGTTTTCTGTTTTGGTTGGAAGCACCCGGAAGCGCTGCGCCTTATCTTTTCATGCGAAAGGCAAAAACCGTGTTCACTCTCCCCGCGCGCCGCGTGCTGATCACGCTGCTGCTCTTTTTGCCACTGGTGTTGTATGACGTGCTGTTCGGCGGCGCGATCGCGGCATTGCTGCAAACCACCGGCTGGCAGGGTGTGGCACAGCGCATCAACAACGTGTACCAGCTCAGCTACGGCGTGCTGGTCGCTGCGGTTTTAGTGCTCGCCGCCTGGCGCTTCCACTGCCCGCGTGAAGCGCTGGCCGTCCTGGTGCTGTATGCCGGCATGGTGGAAGACACGCTGTTCTATCTGCTGATCAAACCGCTCAATCCGGTGATCTCGCTGCTCACGCTCGGCGCCGGGTACCGTGCGCCGGAGAGGATTCTACCGGAGGGCACGGCGAGCTGGCCGGGCTGGGTGGGCCGGATGTTCCTGGAAGCCTCCTGGTGGCTGTCACCTGCTCGGGTGTTTGTACTCAACCTGGTGGCTGTGCTGCTCGCCGCGGCGATTCTGGCGGGCAGGACGAAAGTGCGGCTGTCCAACAGTGAGAAGAAAAGTGCGTGCTGAAACAATACGAAAACGCCAAACGGGTATTGCTTTGTGTTCTTCCTGAATTTTGCATGCCGGCTTGCTGTTGCCTGGAAGAAATGGCATATTCACAAAGCGCCGACAGTTATTCCGTTCGAAGTCAAGCAAGACTTTTTACGAATGTCGCGCGGTCCTGATTTCGAAATGCGCCCGTTTGCCGAAGGCGTCACCGCTTCTCTCTCACGAAATGGCTTTTTCCGCGGGATTTCTTGCGTTCGTGGGCCGGTGTTTGTGTTCGATCCTGACACGGAGGGTTGAATCACTGTTGTGCAGCCTGAATTTTATATGCCGGCTTGCTGTTGCCCGGAAGAAATGGCTTGTGTGAAGTGCAGCCCTACTGGAGTCAACAGCTCGTTTGCCTGCAAAATTTTTTATGCACCGCCCCTTGGATTGTTGGGCATCGCGATCAAAGCGGCGTTTCTCGCGGAGGGGATCAATCTGGGTGCAAAATTCAGGTTCTTGGCGGCTCAAAAAAGCAGCCAGGATGAAAATGAACTTTCGCAACAGCGCCTTCAGGCACCGGCCCGGAAGGGTCTGCCACAAAAATATTTTCGTGGCATTTGCGGAGAAACCGCCGCCTTTCTTCCCCGCGAAAATACACCCCCACGAAAAAGCTTTTTTCCATGCGGCTTCCCTTTCATGGGCGAAGCCTTTTCCCGAAAGAGTTTTTCCGTGGGACGCCATTTTCGTGGGAGAGTTTTGGGAGTTTGCTCCCAACGCCCCTCCCCTGCTGTGCCGGCGGGGGGAAGCGGTTTGCTCCCCCGCGTAATACTTCTGTTACGTGTGGAAACTCAGCGCAGAGCACTCTTGTCTGCCGGCAGGCGGGAGGTCTGCGCGGTAGTTTTGTCGTAGTGCAGCAGCGGAAATACCCGGCTCGCTTGCCCGGCCCTGTCAGCATGAGGGGCAAGGCCGCGTGCAGGCTTGACTTTGTCCCGGCGAGCCGCGATCTTGACAGTGATACCGGCAGACAAAAGAATGCAGTGCCGCGGAGCCACCAGATGCGGGTGCAACGCGAGCCATCACTTTTGCCGTTATATCGCCGGGGGTTTTGCCGGCGACAACCCACGACCAGGCTGCCATGCAACGCATTCTGTATCTGATTCAAAAAGAGTTTCGCCAGATCTTTCGCGATCGCGCCATGCTGTTCATCATGTTCCTGGCGCCGCTGGTGCAGATGCTGGTCATCGGCTCGGCCATCACCGTCGATGTCAAGAACGTCCGGATCATTATTTATGATGCCGACAACAGCACCATCAGCCGGGAGTTGTGCCGCCGCTTCGCCAACAACCCCTTTTTCAAGCTGGTCGGCTATGTCGATGAGCCTGCGGGCATCCGCCATGCCCTGGACAACTGGCAGGCGCAAATGGGCCTTGCCATCCCCTCCGGCTTTGCGCGCGACCTTGAGCGCGGCTGGCGGCCGACGGTGCCGATCATGGTCGACGGCCTGGATGGCAACTCAGCCGGCATTGCCCTGGGCTACGCGCAGGGCATCCTGTCCTCCTTCACGCCCGAGCCGCGTGTTGCGGCCCTTCCCGCCGCGCCGGTGCTTGCCGAAACGCGCATGTGGTACAACCTCAATCTCGAAAGCAAGCATTACATGATTCCCGGCCTGATCG harbors:
- a CDS encoding peptidylprolyl isomerase, with the translated sequence MKQFVSGLLVGMVISLAAIVLAQEGFFKGKVVFVKVAQENLRKAPGGEVLGSLNRGAPMQILAVEDKWLQVVTAGYIWKESVTGDERLSRGEQPYRAAMILVKTEAEALDLLKQIQAGADFQKLAAAKSIGPNAARGGDLGDAFKGEFTPAFEQAILALKVGEVSQPIKTDQGYCLFKRLK
- a CDS encoding M14 family zinc carboxypeptidase, with amino-acid sequence MPGMRKGLALFPLRRLPPSRIMLSLAFYSALLGLWLMHGGRRVAHAPAAGTTDAARAGAVLSSLPHWSWGQRFTGTQAAATSRQQHSTAPQKKQPNLVVPAGYPTLAELQARFQELVQRYPQLAHLDTIGRSSTGRHPILAIRLTAPRPGMSDKPAFLISALHHAREPLGVFICHALMNRLLSNYGSSTRHTRLLDSLEIWLVPIVNPDGYEYLMTSRREYPWWRKNLRDNNGDGSFDPLSDGVDLNRNYGYNWSEGGEDEPGSWFYRGPEPFSEPEIRALRQLALHKRFVMGISYHSYGEAILYPWGNYTPPPDQQLILDIAEKCAARIERFSGPGCYSILPLNGRAGQSSVWMYGALGTVDFIIETGEEYFPSLADADRIVEQNLPGAFYLLERALGAGICGRVVDDETGEPVPARIHVAGLEADHVQPRQANGREGWFQRLLLPGTYAIEVRVPDYEPARFFNVLVRDQHMTSLHVGLKRMNGRTSGNSH